One window of the Zea mays cultivar B73 chromosome 3, Zm-B73-REFERENCE-NAM-5.0, whole genome shotgun sequence genome contains the following:
- the LOC103649724 gene encoding receptor-like protein 11, whose amino-acid sequence MVSRTSNQQLLLSLFVVLGIHQLSCSLATSSNQTTKPPAAAPCRPDQSSALLRLRRSISTTTDSTCTLASWRNGTDCCRWEGVACAAAADGRVTTLDLGECGLQSDGLHPALFDLTSLRYLDLSTNTFNESELPAAGFERLTELTHLNLSYTDFVGKIPHGMRRLSKLVSLDFTNWIYLVEGDNDYFLPLGDGRWPIVEPDIGALVANLSNLKELHLGNVDLSGNGAAWCSAFANSTPQLQVLSLQNTHIDAPICESLSAIRSLTKINLNYNKVYGRIPESFADMPSLSVLRLAYNRLEGRFPMRIFQNRNLTVVDVSYNSKVSGLLPNFSSASIMTELLCSNTNFSGPIPSSISNLKALKKLGIAAADDLHQEHLPTSIGELRSLTSLQVSGAGVVGEIPSWVANLTSLETLQFSSCGLSGQIPSFIGNLKNLSTLKLYACNFSGQVPPHLFNLTQLQIINLHSNSFSGTIELSSFFKMPNIARLNLSNNKLSVVDGEYNASWASIADFDTLCLASCNISKLPEALRHMDSFAVLDLSNNHIHGTLPQWAWDNWINSLILMNISHNQFSGGIGYGSVISANMFVFDISYNLFEGPIPIPGPQNQLFDCSNNQFSSMPFNFGSHLTGISLLMASGNNLSGEIPQSICEATSLMLLDLSNNNLLGSIPSCLMEDMSNLNVLNLKGNQLHGRLPNSLKQDCAFEALDFSDNQIEGQLPRSLVACKDLEVFDIGKNLINDAFPCWMSMLPKLQVLVLKSNMFTGDVGPSISEDQNSCELGKLRIIDLASNNFSGLLRNEWFTTMESMMTKDVNETLVMENQYDLLGKTYQFTTAITYKGSDISFSKILRTIVLIDVSNNAFCGPIPESIGDLVLLSGLNMSHNTLIGPIPSQLGMLHQLEALDLSSNKLSGEIPLELASLDFLSVLDLSYNLLQGRIPESSHFLTFSALSFLGNIGLCGFQVSKACNNMTPDVVLHQSNKVSIDIVLFLFTGLGFGVGFAIAIVLTWGISRSPFLPFQCTIAKDNVPSPICLTPLPNQPCHLKEDHPHLPIVEELEAPKLRCMSSSSEHIFSS is encoded by the coding sequence ATGGTCTCCCGTACCAGCAACCAGCAGCTCCTGCTGAGCCTGTTCGTTGTCCTTGGAATCCACCAACTCTCCTGCTCCCTCGCCACCAGCAGCAACCAAACTACCAAGCCACCGGCAGCCGCTCCGTGCCGGCCGGACCAGTCCTCGGCGCTGCTCCGGCTCCGGCGTTCCATCTCCACCACCACCGACTCCACGTGCACCCTCGCGTCGTGGCGGAACGGCACGGACTGCTGCCGCTGGGAGGgcgtcgcctgcgccgccgccgccgacggccgCGTCACCACCCTCGACCTCGGCGAATGCGGGCTGCAGAGCGACGGCCTCCACCCGGCGCTTTTCGACCTCACCTCCCTGAGGTACCTGGACTTGTCCACGAACACCTTCAACGAGTCAGAGCTCCCGGCCGCCGGGTTCGAGCGGCTTACCGAGCTCACCCACCTCAACCTCTCCTACACCGACTTCGTAGGCAAGATACCGCACGGGATGCGGCGGCTCAGCAAGCTGGTGTCTCTGGACTTCACCAACTGGATCTACCTCGTTGAGGGCGACAACGACTACTTCCTGCCGCTCGGGGATGGGAGGTGGCCTATCGTAGAGCCAGACATCGGAGCGCTCGTCGCCAACCTCAGCAACCTCAAGGAGCTTCACCTCGGCAACGTCGACTTGTCTGGCAACGGGGCAGCGTGGTGCAGTGCCTTCGCTAACTCCACTCCCCAGCTCCAGGTTCTCAGCCTACAGAACACCCACATCGACGCTCCGATTTGTGAGTCGCTGTCAGCCATTCGCTCGCTGACCAAGATCAACCTGAACTACAACAAAGTGTACGGCCGGATTCCAGAGTCCTTCGCTGACATGCCTTCCCTCAGTGTTCTTCGTCTTGCCTATAATCGCCTCGAAGGACGGTTCCCCATGAGGATCTTCCAGAACAGAAACTTGACGGTTGTTGATGTCAGTTATAATTCTAAAGTATCCGGTCTACTGCCCAACTTCTCATCTGCCAGTATTATGACGGAACTGCTTTGTAGCAACACTAACTTCTCTGGTCCCATTCCTAGTTCAATAAGTAATCTCAAAGCCCTCAAGAAATTAGGTATTGCAGCAGCTGACGACCTACACCAGGAGCACCTCCCCACTTCGATCGGTGAGCTCAGATCGTTGACATCATTACAGGTTTCTGGGGCTGGTGTGGTAGGAGAAATACCATCTTGGGTCGCAAATTTAACTTCTCTGGAGACTCTACAGTTCTCGAGCTGTGGCTTATCTGGCCAAATACCTTCATTCATAGGTAACCTCAAGAACCTGAGTACATTGAAATTGTATGCATGCAACTTTTCTGGCCAGGTTCCTCCACATCTATTTAATCTGACTCAACTACAGATCATAAATTTGCATTCCAACAGTTTCAGTGGTACCATCGAGCTCAGCTCGTTCTTCAAAATGCCCAACATAGCCAGATTGAATCTTTCAAACAACAAGCTTTCTGTAGTAGACGGAGAATACAATGCTTCATGGGCATCCATCGCAGATTTTGATACTCTATGTCTAGCATCTTGTAACATATCCAAGCTCCCTGAAGCCTTGAGGCACATGGATTCCTTTGCAGTTCTTGACCTTTCAAACAACCACATCCATGGCACTCTACCTCAGTGGGCATGGGATAATTGGATCAACTCTCTCATCTTGATGAACATATCACACAACCAATTCAGCGGTGGTATTGGATATGGCTCTGTCATTTCTGCCAATATGTTTGTTTTTGATATTAGTTATAACCTATTTGAAGGGCCTATACCTATACCAGGACCACAGAACCAACTGTTTGATTGCTCGAACAACCAATTCTCATCCATGCCATTCAATTTTGGTTCTCACTTAACTGGTATTTCCCTTCTCATGGCTTCCGGAAACAATTTGTCCGGAGAAATTCCACAATCAATCTGTGAAGCAACAAGCCTTATGCTCCTTGATCTCTCCAATAATAATCTGCTTGGCTCCATCCCTTCTtgtttaatggaggatatgagtaACCTCAATGTATTAAATTTGAAAGGAAATCAACTTCATGGAAGATTACCAAATAGCCTAAAGCAAGATTGTGCATTCGAGGCATTAGACTTCAGCGATAATCAGATTGAAGGGCAGTTACCTAGATCTCTAGTTGCTTGCAAAGATTTAGAGGTTTTTGATATCGGGAAGAATCTTATTAATGATGCATttccatgttggatgagtatgcTTCCTAAACTTCAAGTCCTTGTTCTAAAGTCCAACATGTTCACTGGGGATGTGGGGCCATCTATTTCAGAAGATCAAAATAGTTGTGAACTTGGAAAACTTCGAATTATTGATTTGGCTTCAAACAATTTCTCTGGATTATTGCGAAACGAATGGTTTACGACGATGGAATCCATGATGACTAAAGATGTCAATGAGACGTTGGTCATGGAAAATCAATATGATCTACTTGGTAAAACGTACCAGTTCACCACTGCGATCACATATAAAGGATCTGATATAAGTTTTTCTAAGATATTGCGGACCATTGTCCTTATTGATGTTTCGAATAATGCATTTTGTGGCCCTATTCCTGAGTCAATTGGGGACCTTGTTCTACTCAGTGGACTAAATATGTCACATAATACCCTCATTGGACCGATCCCGTCCCAGCTTGGCATGCTACATCAACTTGAGGCACTAGACTTATCTTCAAATAAACTTTCTGGGGAGATTCCATTGGAGTTGGCATCATTGGACTTCCTTTCAGTATTGGATCTATCCTACAACCTGCTACAGGGAAGAATACCTGAGTCTTCCCACTTCTTGACATTCTCTGCTCTCTCATTTTTGGGAAACATTGGCCTATGTGGATTTCAAGTGTCCAAAGCATGCAACAACATGACACCAGATGTGGTTCTACATCAGTCAAATAAGGTATCAATAGACATTGTACTATTCCTTTTTACTGGTTTAGGATTTGGTGTTGGATTCGCAATTGCAATTGTCTTGACATGGGGAATCTCAAGGAgcccattcttaccttttcaatgCACCATTGCCAAGGATAATGTTCCATCTCCAATCTGTCTAACTCCTTTACCTAATCAACCATGTCATCTCAAGGAGGACCATCCCCATCTTCCCATTGTTGAAGAACTAGAGGCTCCTAAGCTCCGTTGTATGAGCTCCTCTTCAGAACATATTTTCTCCAGTTAG